In a genomic window of Pelotomaculum thermopropionicum SI:
- a CDS encoding hypothetical membrane protein, with product MRSKFKRLVALVALLAVVAVGGGAYAADQKVDVYENQKLVKSVVFKIGVPYYVVDGQTPGVKMDVAPFVQNDRTFVPVRFLGNALGVDNSNIAWDDATQTATLKGVKATLSMAIGKAQVVSNGAAKAIDVAPMLVDPGRTMLPARFVAEGLGYQVDWDEATQTVICWPAGEPRPDVSAAVEYLVSQAVQPVQQQPAGETFTTRAGYQIPKETKLKLPQYLDELGPGAPHNCELLFGIDLTKGDLESQWADAAYILGQKLDSQTVDEVMAYVKQKTGFKQELNYKTWESNEKKIGVISNWGSRGVQITVWYK from the coding sequence GTGAGAAGCAAATTCAAGCGGCTGGTGGCGCTGGTGGCCCTGCTTGCTGTTGTTGCAGTGGGTGGCGGGGCGTATGCCGCCGACCAGAAGGTTGACGTGTACGAAAACCAGAAGCTGGTCAAGTCCGTGGTATTCAAGATCGGGGTGCCCTATTACGTCGTTGACGGCCAAACCCCCGGCGTGAAAATGGATGTTGCCCCGTTCGTGCAGAATGACCGGACTTTCGTCCCGGTGCGCTTCCTGGGCAACGCCCTGGGGGTGGACAACAGCAACATCGCCTGGGACGACGCCACCCAGACCGCAACGCTGAAAGGCGTTAAGGCAACTCTGAGCATGGCCATCGGCAAGGCTCAGGTAGTGAGCAACGGTGCAGCGAAGGCTATCGACGTTGCCCCCATGCTGGTTGACCCGGGCAGGACCATGTTGCCGGCTAGGTTCGTGGCAGAGGGACTGGGGTACCAGGTTGACTGGGACGAGGCGACCCAGACTGTGATATGCTGGCCGGCGGGCGAGCCGAGGCCGGACGTGAGCGCGGCGGTGGAATACCTGGTTAGCCAGGCGGTGCAGCCGGTGCAGCAGCAGCCGGCGGGCGAAACCTTCACCACGAGGGCCGGGTACCAGATCCCGAAGGAGACGAAATTGAAACTTCCTCAATATCTTGATGAACTTGGGCCGGGGGCTCCGCATAATTGCGAGTTGCTTTTCGGCATCGACCTGACCAAAGGCGACCTGGAGAGCCAGTGGGCCGACGCCGCGTATATCCTGGGCCAGAAGCTCGACAGCCAGACAGTTGACGAAGTGATGGCCTATGTCAAGCAGAAGACGGGCTTTAAACAAGAATTAAATTACAAGACGTGGGAATCGAACGAAAAGAAAATCGGCGTTATTTCTAATTGGGGTTCCCGCGGGGTACAGATCACCGTGTGGTACAAATAA
- a CDS encoding hypothetical membrane protein yields MLKRLFAVAAVFFLLIAALPAFAGQLFDAQTAINDALDNSDYYLDVSKNGHPINYVSIPILSNYLKGGGYYGCLVYGDPHGDYKDGQYRYLGYTLDGEDYTNVAFPPDASHTGYFEDQQWIIWPWADSDVTANYTIEFNNNLDGTNRYAQNIRQGILVYYTDPNNANNYQVKGIAPETLDFWDNIHQYIHVLAPPTKWAWGIGRMFRYGSGGQINYITVPLMPDALIEPPAEDNLKAVSLDLGIPPGQLAEPGTQYRARAEFQNESARALTEVPVAVLHGDYQATLHDEKGQPLPKKMVGGKEVQVADFGPGESRTFWCDWHPFNQARDGLTAIINRDEIGKVHLETTYEDNIITKETVVDFKDLSVQILEYAKEAYAGNPVTVKAKVINSTGRMVVTKLVWKVNGSVVKEVPNFDIISEYDDAVTFDMPGAAAEVTVEVNPDRNAPPNEASWDNNADSCSVKLLREKLPDEDSRLKVSIDAPSFVNYKENFTFRVTVSAYVPPPPPLSDFEPPTVSVTTTTSGGKLTWLYNYVDGSMENYSFEEQFNDSFTAYGGRWTTETYTYTQRGCGIKGQEHDIIIEATAKMEGRTARDVKKVRVAAMPILPVGQQLTQ; encoded by the coding sequence ATGCTCAAAAGATTGTTCGCAGTGGCGGCAGTCTTTTTTCTTTTGATTGCCGCGCTGCCGGCCTTCGCCGGCCAGCTTTTCGACGCGCAGACGGCCATTAATGACGCCCTGGATAACTCAGATTACTACCTTGACGTTAGTAAAAACGGCCACCCAATCAACTACGTCTCCATCCCGATCCTGTCAAATTACCTGAAGGGCGGCGGTTATTACGGCTGCCTGGTTTACGGGGATCCCCACGGGGATTACAAGGACGGCCAGTACCGGTACCTGGGCTATACTCTCGATGGGGAGGACTACACCAACGTGGCCTTCCCGCCCGACGCGTCGCACACCGGGTACTTCGAAGACCAGCAGTGGATTATTTGGCCATGGGCAGATAGTGACGTTACCGCAAACTACACCATCGAATTCAACAACAACCTCGACGGCACCAACCGCTACGCCCAGAACATCCGCCAGGGCATCCTGGTGTACTACACCGACCCGAACAACGCCAACAACTACCAGGTCAAGGGCATCGCCCCAGAAACCCTGGACTTCTGGGACAATATCCACCAGTACATTCACGTATTGGCCCCGCCCACAAAGTGGGCCTGGGGCATAGGGCGTATGTTTCGCTACGGCAGCGGCGGCCAAATCAACTACATCACCGTACCGCTCATGCCCGACGCATTGATCGAGCCGCCTGCAGAGGACAACCTCAAAGCCGTATCCCTCGACCTGGGAATACCGCCGGGCCAGCTGGCCGAGCCCGGTACGCAATACAGGGCCAGGGCGGAGTTCCAGAACGAATCCGCCCGCGCCTTAACGGAAGTGCCCGTGGCCGTCCTGCACGGTGACTACCAGGCCACTCTCCACGACGAAAAAGGCCAGCCCCTACCCAAGAAGATGGTTGGAGGCAAAGAAGTCCAGGTGGCCGACTTCGGCCCAGGAGAAAGCAGGACGTTCTGGTGCGACTGGCACCCCTTCAACCAGGCCAGAGACGGCCTCACTGCGATAATCAACCGGGACGAGATAGGCAAAGTGCACCTTGAAACGACATACGAAGACAACATTATCACCAAAGAAACCGTGGTGGACTTCAAAGACCTGAGCGTGCAGATCCTCGAATACGCAAAAGAAGCCTACGCCGGCAACCCCGTGACCGTGAAGGCTAAAGTGATTAACAGCACCGGCAGGATGGTGGTTACGAAACTGGTCTGGAAAGTCAACGGCAGCGTGGTGAAAGAAGTACCCAACTTCGACATAATTTCCGAGTACGATGACGCCGTGACCTTCGACATGCCCGGTGCAGCCGCGGAAGTAACCGTCGAAGTCAACCCCGACCGCAACGCCCCGCCCAACGAAGCCAGCTGGGACAACAACGCGGACAGTTGCTCAGTAAAACTGCTCAGAGAAAAATTGCCGGACGAAGACAGCCGTCTCAAAGTCAGTATAGACGCCCCGTCTTTCGTCAATTACAAAGAAAACTTCACGTTCAGAGTCACCGTGAGCGCTTACGTCCCGCCACCGCCGCCCCTGTCAGACTTCGAGCCTCCGACAGTGAGCGTTACCACAACCACGTCAGGCGGCAAGTTAACATGGCTTTACAACTACGTGGATGGCTCAATGGAGAACTATAGCTTTGAAGAACAATTTAATGACAGTTTTACGGCATACGGTGGCAGGTGGACCACCGAAACGTACACTTACACACAGAGAGGCTGCGGCATAAAAGGCCAGGAGCACGACATTATCATCGAGGCCACGGCAAAGATGGAAGGAAGGACCGCCAGGGACGTTAAAAAGGTCAGGGTAGCGGCAATGCCGATATTGCCGGTTGGACAACAGCTCACTCAGTAA
- a CDS encoding hypothetical membrane protein produces the protein MKKIIAALLVLAFGALSPFSAYAGEVQGDYDYIVKVLFDDSGPKGETYFLPLRATCEKYGYKVEWDGINQMAVVTKGTAEKLTDGNGNNIEAVIFRPGASVVEMVDESKAKIDEVPAGREAILSERNGRMYINEMFLKYFGLKAVVK, from the coding sequence ATGAAAAAAATAATAGCAGCCTTACTCGTTCTCGCCTTTGGTGCATTGTCGCCGTTTTCCGCTTACGCCGGCGAAGTTCAAGGAGACTATGACTATATTGTGAAAGTGCTATTTGACGACAGCGGCCCAAAAGGCGAAACATATTTCTTACCGCTCCGGGCCACGTGCGAAAAATACGGCTATAAGGTTGAATGGGACGGCATCAACCAAATGGCTGTTGTGACAAAGGGCACTGCGGAAAAGCTCACCGACGGTAACGGAAATAACATTGAAGCGGTTATTTTTAGACCGGGGGCCAGCGTCGTAGAAATGGTTGACGAAAGCAAAGCAAAAATAGATGAAGTGCCGGCCGGCCGGGAAGCAATATTGTCGGAAAGAAACGGCAGGATGTATATCAACGAAATGTTTCTTAAATATTTTGGTTTGAAAGCAGTTGTGAAGTAG
- a CDS encoding hypothetical protein (containing partial XerD (COG4974), site-specific recombinase XerD): MSKKDDPLEIRNVSIYHANTYEKVRTVGMSFAKWLSEKRNTPVFRMVTVSAEDINNYVEKRLDQYKRGEITAATLQTDISCLKKIENLVNHYYGKVDWDIPTERSARREKWGLPKRERDKTTVQRGPAYTKKQADRIVMEVEKRYGRLAADALRFCRATGCRLESLVDMKEKGVRIERINIEAGTVSLLEKGGKWRTVKYDQRYDNFMRELKSRAESSGRKGPLFACFGTGEMSGDPDYSQLTNDQLRTIKKSAARRLEAMVKEIAAENGFHGRGIHGFRKEFAVRRHSEYIQEIKELVRAGDWKGLSERFKVSEQKARDMVASWIKAGEDKKERRRVSRAMDNAARLRLSKDLGHNRLDVTFAYVPRKK, encoded by the coding sequence ATGTCAAAAAAGGATGATCCGTTGGAGATCCGGAATGTATCCATATACCATGCCAACACGTATGAGAAAGTAAGGACTGTGGGCATGTCATTTGCAAAGTGGTTATCAGAAAAAAGAAATACACCTGTTTTCAGGATGGTAACGGTGAGTGCAGAAGATATAAACAATTATGTTGAAAAGCGTCTCGACCAATACAAAAGAGGAGAAATCACTGCAGCAACGCTCCAGACGGATATATCTTGTCTTAAAAAAATAGAAAATTTGGTTAATCACTACTATGGTAAAGTGGATTGGGACATTCCAACGGAAAGAAGTGCGCGTCGTGAGAAATGGGGGTTGCCGAAACGGGAGCGCGACAAGACTACAGTCCAGAGGGGGCCGGCCTATACGAAAAAACAGGCTGACAGGATTGTAATGGAAGTAGAGAAGCGATATGGGCGGCTGGCCGCGGACGCGCTGCGGTTCTGCCGTGCAACGGGCTGCAGGCTGGAATCCCTCGTGGACATGAAAGAAAAAGGTGTACGTATTGAGCGCATTAATATCGAAGCGGGAACTGTATCGCTTTTAGAAAAGGGCGGCAAGTGGAGGACGGTAAAATATGATCAGCGGTATGACAATTTTATGCGCGAATTGAAATCCAGGGCGGAATCTTCAGGTAGAAAGGGGCCACTTTTCGCATGTTTTGGGACTGGAGAAATGTCCGGAGATCCGGATTACAGCCAGTTAACTAACGATCAGTTAAGGACAATAAAAAAAAGTGCGGCGCGCCGGCTCGAAGCCATGGTCAAAGAAATCGCCGCAGAAAACGGTTTTCACGGGCGGGGGATCCACGGGTTCAGGAAAGAATTTGCCGTCAGGAGGCACTCCGAATATATACAGGAAATAAAGGAACTGGTAAGGGCTGGGGACTGGAAAGGTCTGAGTGAAAGGTTTAAAGTAAGTGAACAGAAAGCCAGGGACATGGTGGCCAGCTGGATAAAGGCCGGGGAAGACAAAAAAGAGCGCCGGCGCGTGTCCAGGGCCATGGACAATGCAGCTAGGCTCAGGCTGAGCAAGGACCTGGGGCACAACCGGCTGGACGTGACTTTTGCATACGTACCCAGGAAAAAATAA
- a CDS encoding hypothetical protein (containing HTH_3, Helix-turn-helix), translating into MVIPIGLCLKLVREESGLTLREAAEKIGVSAAFLYNFEEFKTCSNPFMQVKNNPLGIAFEEFFLDNLKNIKTPLLKKYIKKLLDSKSIETNLFQDCFYHSILSFLEFSLVQTIGNYGASYGGLFYILRDLLMFYTDSKDKNIVAVGSINNIFTSFFLKETFNSQWGKKRTKRRKNIYKYDDIIFTPKEDKSIIGYLESKEGNNDFIGRAFYEDRFVSLLFYLLLEKISFSFFIKDTSDHEQKAWDYYNKTVEDIRGRINDNSINILLEPEVYCVLDWRNTPPFRDIFVLDTRFGKVSICCRSLVGGYHYDMFLSWGDILDYS; encoded by the coding sequence TTGGTGATTCCTATTGGCTTATGTTTAAAGTTGGTCAGAGAAGAATCTGGATTAACCTTGCGTGAAGCCGCCGAAAAAATAGGTGTATCCGCAGCTTTTTTATATAATTTTGAAGAATTTAAAACTTGTTCCAACCCATTTATGCAGGTAAAAAATAATCCTCTTGGTATCGCATTTGAAGAATTTTTTTTAGATAATTTAAAGAATATTAAAACTCCTCTATTAAAGAAATATATAAAAAAGCTATTAGACAGTAAGTCGATTGAAACCAATCTATTTCAAGATTGTTTTTACCACTCCATATTATCCTTTTTAGAATTCAGTTTAGTTCAAACTATAGGCAATTATGGGGCAAGTTACGGTGGCTTATTTTACATTTTGAGAGATTTGTTAATGTTTTACACCGATTCAAAAGATAAGAATATTGTTGCAGTGGGAAGTATTAATAATATTTTTACTTCTTTTTTTCTCAAAGAAACCTTTAATAGTCAATGGGGTAAAAAAAGAACAAAGAGACGCAAAAACATATACAAATATGATGACATTATTTTTACCCCAAAAGAAGACAAAAGCATTATTGGATATCTTGAATCCAAAGAAGGCAATAATGATTTTATTGGTAGGGCTTTTTATGAAGATAGGTTTGTGTCTTTATTATTTTATCTATTGCTTGAAAAAATAAGTTTTTCATTTTTTATAAAAGACACTAGTGACCATGAACAAAAAGCTTGGGATTACTATAACAAAACCGTTGAGGATATACGCGGTAGAATAAACGATAATTCAATAAATATATTATTAGAACCAGAGGTATATTGTGTTTTAGATTGGCGTAACACACCTCCTTTCCGGGATATATTTGTACTTGATACTCGTTTCGGAAAGGTATCTATTTGTTGTCGTTCACTTGTTGGTGGTTATCATTACGACATGTTTTTATCATGGGGAGATATTTTGGATTATTCTTAA
- the PinR gene encoding site-specific recombinases (DNA invertase Pin homologs), which produces MDEEYMPAHIQGRKLDVLDDPSKTIDQKGIDVGGYIRISTKKDSQKTSIENQEKLLKQWADVNGYNLYRCYTDVKTGKYMYLRNEVQQMLEDLKEGKIRGVVSKEIARTSRDIMDVLDLKRKIVSLGGFFKAIKENYDSRTDDDEFLLVLYGALAQKEQKTTASRVKVTQLIKAKEGKTNVPLPAFGYMLSEDRQRLVRNPETYPHYRFMVERFINGWGQLKIAKYLNKNGILSRRGCKWSTSAIKTILTNPVYLGVTIYNTTTLIRDHEGKQKRVMRPRDEWIIRYNTHEPLITEEEFKKIQAILQERSEKDCKEWTCERKYLGSTLLRCAVCGGKIYGSRFMSKKKGAGYFYRYICRGVNGNCNSPAKYWDMEKVDWNIRELFRTLFGDKEKLFDYIQKEPGILNEDTSEFLKERDALINKVVHIDRAMKKQQSAFENDAITMDEYKTRLAELRAEKNEALARIGKLDAKLLRHDSVMDRLKKVLNRVSDKIERIHELPTEEVAEYLDAVFESLYLGEDGTIVDVEFKD; this is translated from the coding sequence ATGGACGAGGAGTATATGCCTGCCCACATACAGGGCAGGAAGCTTGATGTTTTGGACGACCCATCTAAAACTATTGATCAGAAAGGTATTGATGTAGGCGGGTACATAAGAATATCTACAAAAAAAGATAGTCAAAAGACCAGCATAGAAAATCAGGAAAAGCTTCTTAAGCAGTGGGCGGATGTTAACGGTTATAACCTATACCGTTGCTACACTGACGTTAAAACAGGGAAGTACATGTATTTGAGAAATGAAGTCCAGCAAATGCTTGAGGACTTAAAAGAAGGGAAAATCAGGGGAGTAGTAAGTAAGGAAATTGCCCGGACAAGCAGGGACATAATGGATGTTCTGGATTTAAAAAGAAAGATAGTTTCACTTGGAGGGTTTTTTAAAGCAATTAAGGAAAATTATGATAGCAGAACGGATGACGACGAGTTTCTGCTGGTGCTCTATGGAGCACTTGCTCAAAAGGAGCAAAAAACGACAGCAAGCAGGGTCAAGGTTACCCAACTAATAAAGGCAAAAGAGGGTAAAACAAATGTTCCCCTCCCTGCTTTTGGATACATGTTAAGTGAAGATAGACAGCGCTTAGTTAGAAATCCAGAAACATACCCGCACTATCGTTTTATGGTTGAGAGATTTATAAATGGCTGGGGACAGCTGAAGATAGCTAAATATTTGAATAAAAACGGCATACTCAGCAGGCGCGGTTGTAAATGGAGCACCTCAGCCATTAAGACGATTCTTACAAATCCCGTTTACTTGGGGGTTACTATTTACAATACTACCACTTTAATTAGGGACCATGAGGGAAAGCAAAAGCGGGTCATGAGGCCCCGCGACGAATGGATTATTAGGTATAATACACACGAGCCATTAATCACCGAGGAAGAGTTTAAAAAAATACAGGCAATTCTCCAAGAGCGCAGTGAAAAAGACTGTAAAGAGTGGACCTGTGAAAGGAAGTATTTGGGTTCAACCTTACTTAGGTGTGCAGTTTGCGGAGGAAAGATTTACGGCTCACGCTTTATGTCAAAGAAGAAAGGAGCCGGTTATTTTTACAGATATATATGCCGGGGTGTCAACGGTAACTGCAACTCTCCTGCAAAATACTGGGATATGGAAAAGGTCGATTGGAATATAAGAGAATTATTCCGGACTTTGTTCGGAGATAAAGAAAAATTGTTTGATTACATCCAGAAGGAGCCAGGTATATTAAACGAGGACACGTCCGAATTCTTGAAAGAAAGAGACGCTTTAATAAACAAAGTAGTCCACATTGACCGGGCTATGAAAAAGCAGCAATCAGCCTTTGAAAATGATGCCATTACAATGGATGAATATAAGACACGTTTAGCTGAACTGAGAGCGGAAAAAAATGAGGCTTTAGCAAGGATTGGTAAACTGGACGCAAAGCTCTTGCGACATGACTCTGTAATGGACAGGCTAAAAAAAGTGCTCAATCGGGTTTCCGATAAAATTGAACGGATTCACGAATTACCTACCGAGGAGGTGGCTGAATATCTGGATGCAGTTTTCGAAAGCCTCTATTTAGGTGAAGATGGAACCATAGTTGATGTTGAGTTTAAAGACTGA
- a CDS encoding hypothetical membrane protein, with product MKRSAALLLLGALLPAALLLANGFRDSAPETVYSPANLIRLHVVANSDSAADQELKRKVRDEIVRSVAPEFAAAENIGSARLVARANLDRIKEIALREIKAEGKNYPVSVELASFSFPTKHYGPFVLPAGDYEAVRVVIGSGGGSNWWCVLFPPLCFADMSREVATQSPAAAGKDPASGEDCNTVELRFKILDLLKRL from the coding sequence TTGAAACGAAGCGCAGCTTTATTATTGCTGGGCGCACTGCTGCCGGCGGCACTCCTGCTGGCTAACGGCTTCCGGGACAGCGCCCCCGAAACGGTATATTCCCCCGCCAACCTGATCCGGCTGCACGTTGTGGCCAACAGCGACAGCGCAGCCGACCAGGAGCTGAAAAGAAAAGTCAGGGATGAAATAGTCCGCAGCGTGGCCCCTGAATTTGCGGCGGCAGAAAACATCGGTTCGGCCAGGCTGGTTGCCCGGGCCAACCTGGACCGCATTAAAGAGATTGCCTTGCGGGAAATAAAGGCTGAAGGGAAAAACTACCCGGTTAGCGTCGAACTGGCCAGTTTCTCCTTTCCCACAAAACACTACGGGCCGTTTGTGCTTCCGGCGGGCGACTATGAGGCGGTGCGGGTGGTCATCGGCTCCGGCGGAGGGTCGAACTGGTGGTGCGTTCTCTTCCCTCCCCTCTGCTTTGCAGACATGTCTCGGGAGGTAGCAACGCAAAGCCCCGCAGCAGCGGGGAAGGACCCCGCCTCCGGAGAAGACTGCAATACGGTGGAGCTGCGGTTTAAAATACTCGACCTGCTCAAAAGGTTATAA
- a CDS encoding hypothetical membrane protein (SLH, S-layer homology domain), which produces MFRKGFIALLLTVVLVLGTAAASQAAPGKKANWKFKFHGARKAVQLTDIQSHWAAQPIQTLFSYGIITGYSDLTFRPNIPVTKYEAIMMIARASGFDGTSEADLAWDGVPEWMAACLDFAVSEGILTEEEAEYLNGWAPAKRYEVAVWAARAMGLEPDGRFSFQDLGEIPSFARPYVGGMFKCGYMIGYPGNFFQPNKPVTRAEMAVVIYRIMMEDTIDGEDRDDQGGSDTGGEPAVKSLEPADGSGGVDVETAELTVRFNVAVEAVEDLESVREGITVRNLTDGEVVEVDDVSIAGDTLTIELGEPLENGKTYRVTIDGGLIEAEESGANFGGIGSGRWEFSTGGDFKIVGLNPADGADDVDGEDTAVLKAEFSGDIRVIPGKTLLDAVKVYNLSDDEDVDVDMVEIDGDTLVITLEDPLESGDTFEVTIEGGYLEEEDTGRNFEGLEGGEWRFTTAG; this is translated from the coding sequence TTGTTTAGAAAAGGTTTTATTGCTTTGCTGTTGACGGTAGTTCTGGTTCTTGGAACGGCGGCGGCATCTCAGGCCGCTCCGGGCAAGAAGGCAAACTGGAAATTTAAGTTCCATGGGGCCCGGAAAGCTGTTCAACTGACTGATATTCAGTCACACTGGGCGGCGCAGCCGATTCAGACATTGTTTTCTTACGGCATTATTACGGGGTATTCCGACCTCACCTTCAGGCCAAATATTCCCGTAACCAAATACGAGGCCATCATGATGATCGCGCGGGCGAGCGGCTTTGACGGTACCTCTGAGGCAGATCTTGCCTGGGACGGCGTTCCGGAATGGATGGCCGCCTGCCTCGACTTTGCGGTAAGCGAAGGCATTCTGACGGAAGAGGAAGCAGAATACTTAAACGGATGGGCGCCCGCCAAAAGGTACGAGGTGGCTGTATGGGCGGCGCGAGCAATGGGACTGGAGCCGGACGGCCGGTTTTCGTTCCAGGACCTGGGCGAGATTCCCTCCTTTGCAAGGCCTTACGTGGGGGGAATGTTCAAATGCGGTTACATGATCGGTTATCCAGGCAACTTCTTCCAGCCCAACAAACCGGTAACCAGGGCGGAAATGGCGGTGGTTATTTACAGGATTATGATGGAGGACACCATCGATGGTGAAGACCGGGATGACCAGGGCGGCAGCGACACCGGCGGGGAACCTGCAGTCAAGAGCCTGGAGCCGGCAGACGGCAGCGGCGGTGTGGATGTGGAAACCGCTGAACTGACGGTGCGGTTCAATGTGGCGGTGGAAGCCGTGGAGGACCTGGAAAGCGTCAGGGAAGGAATAACGGTCAGGAATTTAACCGACGGCGAGGTTGTGGAAGTAGATGACGTATCCATTGCAGGCGATACCCTTACCATTGAACTGGGCGAACCTCTAGAAAACGGCAAAACCTACCGGGTTACCATCGACGGCGGCCTGATCGAAGCAGAGGAGTCCGGTGCGAACTTTGGCGGGATCGGCAGCGGCCGCTGGGAATTCAGCACCGGCGGTGACTTTAAAATTGTCGGCCTGAACCCGGCAGACGGCGCGGATGACGTTGACGGGGAGGACACAGCGGTGCTTAAAGCGGAGTTCAGCGGCGATATCCGGGTAATCCCCGGCAAGACCCTGCTGGACGCGGTGAAGGTTTACAACCTGAGTGACGATGAAGACGTAGACGTCGATATGGTGGAGATTGACGGGGACACCCTCGTCATTACCCTGGAAGACCCTCTGGAGAGCGGGGATACATTTGAAGTAACCATAGAGGGCGGTTATCTTGAGGAGGAAGACACGGGCAGGAATTTCGAGGGGCTTGAAGGCGGCGAATGGAGGTTTACCACTGCCGGCTAG
- the CsgD gene encoding DNA-binding HTH domain-containing proteins — MKIEIRGVERLSFRERQVVALKEMGYSTDRIAKQLGLSPSTVSTLYNRARTKGYEVVIVIPGHNLALFGPDEEEEGKE; from the coding sequence ATGAAAATTGAAATCAGGGGTGTTGAGCGGCTCAGTTTCCGCGAGCGGCAGGTTGTGGCACTGAAGGAAATGGGCTACTCGACCGACCGCATTGCAAAACAGCTCGGCCTTAGCCCGAGTACCGTCTCGACCCTGTACAATCGGGCCAGGACCAAAGGGTACGAAGTGGTCATCGTTATTCCGGGTCATAACCTGGCCCTTTTCGGCCCTGACGAAGAGGAGGAAGGCAAAGAGTGA
- a CDS encoding hypothetical membrane protein, which translates to MTRPLRKEQEIVFLPVEREVPERRTARRRSFNFSRSRLPALVALLLLGYLAITFSSQFSRLSVLQKNVDSIQQEVQELKQKNAALREELQMVQSDAYIEKTAREKLGLVKPGETRVVPVPPGTQLKELETPSKSNIVGD; encoded by the coding sequence GTGACCAGACCGTTGAGAAAAGAGCAGGAAATTGTTTTTCTCCCCGTGGAAAGGGAGGTGCCTGAAAGGCGCACCGCCCGCCGGAGGTCCTTTAATTTTTCCAGGAGCAGGCTTCCCGCCTTGGTGGCGCTTTTGCTTTTAGGCTACCTGGCCATTACGTTCAGCAGCCAGTTCAGCAGGCTTTCCGTCCTGCAAAAAAATGTCGACAGCATTCAACAGGAAGTGCAGGAACTCAAGCAAAAAAACGCCGCCCTGCGCGAAGAGCTGCAAATGGTTCAAAGCGATGCGTATATTGAAAAAACCGCACGGGAAAAACTGGGCCTGGTTAAGCCCGGGGAAACCAGGGTGGTGCCGGTTCCGCCGGGCACCCAGTTAAAGGAACTCGAAACGCCCTCCAAAAGTAATATTGTTGGCGATTGA
- the VacB gene encoding predicted RNA binding protein (contains ribosomal protein S1 domain) — MPIEVGSVLEGVVTGITNFGAFIELPGGETGLVHISEIAEVYVKDVHDFLKTNDKVTVKVISIDPKGKIGLSIKQVNPSRSQKKRFQVSFEEKLARFLKESEERQQFLKRNTDSKRGGRGSGRKME, encoded by the coding sequence ATGCCGATTGAGGTGGGGAGCGTCCTGGAGGGCGTTGTCACCGGGATAACTAATTTCGGTGCTTTTATTGAGCTGCCCGGGGGCGAGACCGGGCTGGTGCATATTTCGGAAATAGCCGAGGTTTACGTAAAAGATGTGCACGATTTTTTAAAAACTAACGACAAGGTTACGGTTAAAGTAATTTCAATAGATCCGAAGGGGAAAATAGGCCTTTCCATTAAGCAGGTCAACCCTTCCCGTTCTCAAAAGAAAAGGTTCCAGGTTTCTTTTGAGGAGAAGCTGGCCAGGTTTCTTAAGGAGAGCGAAGAGCGCCAGCAGTTTCTAAAAAGGAATACTGATTCTAAAAGGGGCGGACGCGGCTCGGGAAGGAAAATGGAATAA